The following proteins are encoded in a genomic region of Haloarcula marina:
- a CDS encoding ribbon-helix-helix domain-containing protein: MERVTLRIPKQQIEEVEQMVETGEYPNRSEAIRSAVREMLAEQDGSERSSEKRKRTWARA, translated from the coding sequence ATGGAGCGTGTGACGCTACGGATTCCGAAACAGCAGATAGAAGAGGTCGAACAGATGGTCGAAACGGGGGAATACCCCAACCGGAGTGAAGCAATCCGGTCGGCCGTCCGCGAGATGCTCGCAGAACAGGACGGCTCCGAGCGGTCGTCCGAGAAGCGAAAGCGCACGTGGGCGAGGGCGTAA
- a CDS encoding double zinc ribbon domain-containing protein codes for MSKITFRADDDLIERLEAFDASKSEVMREALRTYLDGADDASPSRSESSEPTADIESVDELIAERVDAIIADRMDGPSPSREPKDVNVNINLNGDSAAVSPDEAVDARASDDVSNDGTTSVSHASEGRKTPANGRENAGKRAEQSCAQCGENLSSGHVYCPNCGEKASRRIFCDCGDELRSDWGFCPGCGRRTPAADVLDQSRSGANER; via the coding sequence ATGAGTAAGATCACCTTCCGCGCAGACGACGACCTCATCGAGCGTCTCGAAGCGTTCGACGCCTCGAAGAGCGAAGTCATGCGCGAGGCGCTCCGGACCTACCTCGACGGCGCGGACGACGCGTCGCCGTCGCGTTCGGAGTCGTCCGAACCGACCGCCGACATCGAGAGCGTCGACGAACTCATCGCGGAACGCGTCGACGCGATTATCGCCGACCGGATGGACGGCCCGTCACCGTCCCGCGAGCCGAAAGACGTTAACGTAAACATCAACTTGAACGGCGATTCAGCGGCTGTATCGCCGGATGAAGCAGTCGATGCGCGGGCGTCCGACGACGTGTCTAACGATGGGACGACAAGCGTATCACACGCTTCAGAGGGGCGTAAGACACCGGCGAACGGGCGTGAAAACGCCGGTAAACGGGCGGAACAATCGTGCGCCCAATGTGGTGAAAACCTGTCCTCAGGGCACGTTTACTGCCCGAATTGCGGCGAGAAAGCGTCCCGAAGAATCTTCTGTGACTGCGGCGACGAGCTCCGGTCTGACTGGGGATTCTGCCCGGGATGTGGGCGTCGGACCCCGGCGGCAGACGTGCTCGACCAATCCAGAAGTGGCGCAAACGAGCGGTAG